In a single window of the Necator americanus strain Aroian chromosome X, whole genome shotgun sequence genome:
- a CDS encoding hypothetical protein (NECATOR_CHRX.G25881.T1), whose amino-acid sequence MFTLLYKLILVSVVSSKYQPTWPSLDARPLPQWYDDAKFGIFCHWGLYSVPAYRSEWMWWYWKGDNPDKDVVNYINRNYKPGTTYADFAKDFTAELFNAKEFADIVSSSGAKYFVFTSKHHEGFTMWPTRTSWNWNSVDIGPKRDIVGELKESFKGTDVHFGLYFSLFEWFHPMFLDDGKYNTTLYVDQVSFPQLLEIVNRYKPEIVWSDGDWGRTDEYWKSKEFLAWLYNTSPIKDYVVVNDRWGADSIGKHGGFLTYADHYDPGKLLKRKWENCMTLDKSSWGNRRTMKSTDVWSVHELIEQLARTISCGGNLLLNVGPDKHGKIPPIFEDRLRELGRFINAHSEAVYSTKPWIHQNDTGNIWYTSQLHSNDNSPRNRLFNPQIEGETVVYAWILDMPTGNFDLEHVKTTENTKVTFLGTDISFKPGAKSSLVIEFDRIPWRHLLRTDVMVLKIENAASQTRVPPHRTDHHVESRTNSMNFADFQWAYNAF is encoded by the exons ATGTTCACTCTCCTCTACAAGTTAATTCTCGTTTCAGtcgtttcttcaaaatatcag ccaaCATGGCCATCTCTTGACGCTCGACCGCTGCCACAATGGTATGACGAcgcaaaatttggaattttttgtcATTGGGGACTTTATTCTGTACCTGCTTATAG GTCAGAATGGATGTGGTGGTATTGGAAAGGTGACAATCCGGACAAGGATGTTGTAAATTACATTAATCGTAATTATAAACCTGGAACAACTTACGCAGATTTTGCAAAAGAT TTTACTGCCGAATTATTTAACGCCAAGGAGTTTGCTGACATCGTCAGTTCATCAGGAGCAAA atACTTTGTGTTTACTAGTAAACATCATGAAGGTTTCACTATGTGGCCAACTAGAACCAGTTGGAACTGGAATTCAGTGGATATCGGACCGAAACGTGATATTGTTG GAGAGCTCAAAGAATCATTCAAAGGGACCGATGTTCATTTTggactttatttttctctatttgaaTGGTTTCATCCAATGTTCCTGGATGACGGAAAATATAACACAACACTTTATGTTGAC CAAGTTTCTTTTCCACAATTATTGGAAATTGTGAATCGATATAAGCCTGAAATTGTGTGGAGTGATGGCGATTGGGGTAGGACTGATGAATACTGGAAGAGCAAGGAATTTCTTGCTTGGTTATACAATACGAG CCCTATTAAGGACTACGTGGTTGTGAACGATCGTTGGGGTGCTGATTCTATCGGGAAACACGGTGGATTCCTTACCTATGCCGATCATTATGATCCTG GAAAGCTATTAAAACGTAAATGGGAGAACTGCATGACACTTGACAAGTCTTCCTGGGGCAACAGGAGAACTATGAAG agtACAGATGTGTGGTCTGTTCATGAGCTGATTGAACAGTTAGCGAGAACAATTTCTTGTGGTGGAAATTTATTGCTCAATGTTGGACCGGATAAACATGGTAAAATACCACCAATTTTCGAGGATCGTCTACGTGAGCTGGGCAG GTTCATTAACGCACATTCGGAAGCTGTCTATAGCACAAAACCGTGGATTCACCAGAATGACACCGGGAATATTTG GTACACGTCGCAGCTCCATTCAAATGATAATTCTCCTCGCAACAGACTATTCAATCCACAAATTGAAGGAGAAACTGTCGTTTATGCATGGATTTTAGATATGCCTACAGGGAATTTTGATTTGGAACATgtgaaaacaactgaaaat acAAAAGTTACCTTTCTTGGTACAGATATTTCATTTAAACCTGGTGCGAAATCTTCCCTTGTTATCGAATTCGATCGTATTCCATGGCGGCACTTACTCCGAACCGACGTTATGGTCTTGAAAATTGAGAACGCGGCATCGCAAACG CGTGTTCCACCACATCGAACCGATCATCACGTTGAATCAAGGACAAATTCGATGAACTTCGCTGATTTTCAATGGGCGTATAATGCATTCTAA
- a CDS encoding hypothetical protein (NECATOR_CHRX.G25882.T3), translated as MNQGASPQLHPFYHTSFPKNLLVRCIYPLRRRTCQFGYLLSQQRLPGCYLLFTGRTVLSLTIFIGFLCITLGCILQSANSDVLFRRIEYGNCSKSKCEVDFELDQPWKGTVYFYYRLRHFYKTHRRIQRNVCREQLIGLHPKYCKYSMHVSSSLYSTKMGNKTLFYAPMGANAAGMFDDIFTLIYLNTEEIVPFTTEGITSKEEELYYSYYAELAPNQSWCDHEIGYCKTKEMEETHIFKKLHRTLRNIGTFRQGLPAGSYRLIIENNYDISYHPLAGKAFEILRPSWGDLRYCRSSDDGYASDEILIDLHDRAAVCLPMFCYRSYLVKCFQNKELC; from the exons ATGAATCAGGGAGCATCGCCACAGCTCCATCCTTTCTACCATACTTCCTTTCCAAAAAACCTGCTCGTTAGGTGCATTTACCCTCTAAGAAGGAGGACATGTCAATTTG GGTATCTTCTCTCCCAACAACGTTTGCCTGGATGTTATTTACTGTTTACGGGCCGAACAGTTCTATCACTCACGATTTTCATAGGATTTCTATGCATTACGTTAGGATGTATTCTTCAAAGTGCCAACTCGGATG TGTTGTTCCGCAGGATTGAATATGGAAACTGCTCAAAATCTAAATGTGAAGTAGATTTCGAATTGGACCAACCATGGAAG gGAACGGTATATTTCTATTATCGACTTCGTCATTTCTATAAAACACATCGTCgaattcaaagaaatgtttgtCGTGAGCAGCTTATTGGTCTACATccaaaatattgcaaatat agTATGCACGTCAGTAGTTCTCTCTATAGCACAAAAATGGGGAATAAGACATTATTTTATGCACCAATGGGAGCAAATGCAGCAGGAATGTTTGACG aCATTTTCACACTAATATACCTGAACACTGAAGAAATAGTCCCCTTTACAACTGAAGGGATTACCTCAAAAGAAGAGGAACTCTACTATTCGTACTATGCTGAACTCGCTCCGAATCAATCATGGTGTGATCATGAAATC GGATACtgtaaaaccaaagaaatggaagaaacacATAT CTTCAAGAAACTGCATAGAACTCTTAGAAATATAGGAACATTTCGTCAAGGATTACCTGCTGGATCGTATCGTCttataatagaaaata aTTATGACATCTCATACCATCCACTAGCCGGAAAAGCGTTCGAAATTTTGCGACCTTCATG GGGTGATCTACGTTATTGTCGGAGTAGCGATGACGGCTACGCATCTGATGAGATCCTCATAGACCTCCACGATAGAGCAGCAGTTTGTTTGCCCATGTTTTGCTATAGATCCTACCTTGTGAAATGTTTCCAGAACAAAGAACTTTGTTGA
- a CDS encoding hypothetical protein (NECATOR_CHRX.G25882.T1): protein MRPVINNSFKKLHRTLRNIGTFRQGLPAGSYRLIIENNYDISYHPLAGKAFEILRPSWYGGRDRFLSICSVFVGVIYVIVGVAMTATHLMRSS, encoded by the exons ATGCGACCAGTGATCAATAATAGCTTCAAGAAACTGCATAGAACTCTTAGAAATATAGGAACATTTCGTCAAGGATTACCTGCTGGATCGTATCGTCttataatagaaaata aTTATGACATCTCATACCATCCACTAGCCGGAAAAGCGTTCGAAATTTTGCGACCTTCATGGTACGGGGGCCGGGATCGTTTTCTGAGCATTTGTAGCGTTTTTGTAGGGGTGATCTACGTTATTGTCGGAGTAGCGATGACGGCTACGCATCTGATGAGATCCTCATAG
- a CDS encoding hypothetical protein (NECATOR_CHRX.G25882.T2) codes for MNQGASPQLHPFYHTSFPKNLLVRCIYPLRRRTCQFGYLLSQQRLPGCYLLFTGRTVLSLTIFIGFLCITLGCILQSANSDVLFRRIEYGNCSKSKCEVDFELDQPWKGTVYFYYRLRHFYKTHRRIQRNVCREQLIGLHPKYCKYSMHVSSSLYSTKMGNKTLFYAPMGANAAGMFDDIFTLIYLNTEEIVPFTTEGITSKEEELYYSYYAELAPNQSWCDHEIGYCKTKEMEETHM; via the exons ATGAATCAGGGAGCATCGCCACAGCTCCATCCTTTCTACCATACTTCCTTTCCAAAAAACCTGCTCGTTAGGTGCATTTACCCTCTAAGAAGGAGGACATGTCAATTTG GGTATCTTCTCTCCCAACAACGTTTGCCTGGATGTTATTTACTGTTTACGGGCCGAACAGTTCTATCACTCACGATTTTCATAGGATTTCTATGCATTACGTTAGGATGTATTCTTCAAAGTGCCAACTCGGATG TGTTGTTCCGCAGGATTGAATATGGAAACTGCTCAAAATCTAAATGTGAAGTAGATTTCGAATTGGACCAACCATGGAAG gGAACGGTATATTTCTATTATCGACTTCGTCATTTCTATAAAACACATCGTCgaattcaaagaaatgtttgtCGTGAGCAGCTTATTGGTCTACATccaaaatattgcaaatat agTATGCACGTCAGTAGTTCTCTCTATAGCACAAAAATGGGGAATAAGACATTATTTTATGCACCAATGGGAGCAAATGCAGCAGGAATGTTTGACG aCATTTTCACACTAATATACCTGAACACTGAAGAAATAGTCCCCTTTACAACTGAAGGGATTACCTCAAAAGAAGAGGAACTCTACTATTCGTACTATGCTGAACTCGCTCCGAATCAATCATGGTGTGATCATGAAATC GGATACtgtaaaaccaaagaaatggaagaaacacATATGTGA